From a single Arachis hypogaea cultivar Tifrunner chromosome 3, arahy.Tifrunner.gnm2.J5K5, whole genome shotgun sequence genomic region:
- the LOC112774349 gene encoding uncharacterized protein, producing MFGKIANAKSAKEAWNTLKLSYKGVDKAQKAKLQSLRRDYERYEMSSSETVEQYFTRVTDLVNKMRVYGEDMLDSKVVEKILRTMPMKYDHVVTTILESHDMDTMTITELQGTMESHISRILEKSEKSIEEALKSRVNFNNIAKSSRTQEGRGRGFNFQSRGRGSFRGRGRGNYNQGSYNNFTPPNQGRGGRNFSNHMSGRKELFSSLDDSVKRLLKFRNSTKIPIEGKGNIPVRLKDGSLSYISDVFYAPELDYNLLSMGQLSEKGYKMITYHGYCTVFDNNGRCPTKSVRDKTPEEAWSGKRPSIHHFRVFGCIAYAHVPDQLRKKLDDKGEKCIFIGYSTDSKAYKLYNPVSKKVIISRDVTFDEKDIWDWNTKTEKHPIIISNTCDDEEER from the exons ATGTTTGGCAAAATAGCAAATGCCAAAAGTGCAAAAGAAGCATGGAACACGTTGAAACTGTCATACAAAGGCGTAGATAAAGCTCAGAAAGCAAAGCTACAGTCTTTGAGAAGAGATTATGAAAGGTACGAGATGTCTAGCTCAGAAACTGTTGAGCAATATTTTACTCGTGTTACAGACCTTGTCAATAAAATGAGAGTCTATGGAGAAGATATGCTCGATAGTAAAGTAGTGGAGAAAATTCTTCGCACCATGCCGATGAAGTATGACCATGTGGTGACTACGATACTAGAGTCCCATGATATGGATACCATGACGATTACAGAGTTGCAAGGAACCATGGAAAGTCACATCAGTAGAATACTGGAGAAATCGGAAAAATCAATCGAAGAAGCCCTGAAAAGCCGAGTGAATTTCAACAACATTGCAAAATCAAGCCGTACACAAGAAGGACGAGGTCGTGGTTTTAATTTTCAAAGTAGAGgcagaggaagtttcagaggtagAGGTCGTGGTAATTACAACCAAGGAAGTTACAATAATTTTACACCACCTAATCAAGGAAGAGGTGGAAGGAATTTCAG TAATCATATGTCTGGTAGAAAGGAGTTATTTTCTTCATTAGATGATTCAGTTAAACGATTATTGAAGTTTCGTAATAGTACAAAGATCCCTATTGAAGGAAAAGGGAACATACCAGTTAGATTGAAAGATGGTTCTCTGAGTTATATTTCTGATGTTTTTTATGCTCCTGAACTTGATTACAATTTACTGAGTATGGGGCAATTATCTGAGAAGGGATATAAGATGATAACTTATCATGGATATTGCACTGTGTTTGACAACAACGGAAG ATGTCCAACAAAGAGTGTTCGTGATAAAACACCAGAAGAAGCTTGGAGTGGAAAGCGACCTTCCATTCATCATTTCAGAGTCTTTGGGTGTATTGCTTATGCCCACGTACCAGATCAATTAAGGAAGAAGTTAGATGACAAAGGCGAGAAGTGTATCTTTATTGGCTATAGCACAGACTCAAAAGCATACAAGTTGTACAATCCAGTATCAAAGAAAGTGATCATCAGCAGAGACGTGACGTTCGACGAGAAAGACATATGGGACTGGAACACAAAGACAGAAAAGCATCCtattataatttcaaatacatgtgatgatgaagaagaaagatAA
- the LOC112789795 gene encoding uncharacterized protein, whose product MASGSSGRGNSGSKGFDFGSDDILCSYEDFGNRDSNSSNGNHSDPVINANSTKDFHKSRMTRASMFPTTAYNPPEDSLSQDVIATVEKSMKKYADNLMRFLEGISSRLSQLELYCYNLDKSIGEMRSDLNRDHGEQDLKLKALEKHLQEVHRSVQILRDKQELADTQKELAKLQLAQKESSSSSHSEERSSPSTTDPKKIDSASDAHNQQLALALPHQIPPQQPPPQPAAPHAQAPVANASQATQQPTYYMQQPPTPLPNPPAAPQLSQNQYLPLTNQQYQTPQLQQDMSRVTPQPTPSQVAPSPAVQQFPQYQQPQQQQQQPQQPQPPQQQWAQQVPSSQPPSMPPQIRTPTSYPSYLPSQPANPTPPTETLPNSMPMQMPAYSGVPQPGSSRGDAMPYGYGGTAGRTVPQQQPPPQQMKGSFPAQPGDMYGTASPHPALPPPASAYTMYEGEGGRTHHPPQPPPHYAQAGYPPSSASLQNPGGHNLMGRNPNQTQFMRNHPYNELIEKMVSMGFRGDHVASVIQRMEDSGQPIDFNSVLDRLNVHGSVGPQRGGWSG is encoded by the exons ATGGCGTCTGGATCCTCAGGTCGCGGTAACTCGGGTTCCAAGGGTTTTGATTTCGGTTCCGATGATATCCTCTGCTCCTACGAAGACTTCGGTAACAGGGATTCCAATTCTTCCAATGGCAATCATTCCGATCCAGTTATCAACGCCAATTCAACTAAG GATTTTCACAAATCAAGGATGACGAGAGCATCAATGTTTCCTACTACTGCCTACAATCCGCCTGAAGATTCTCTAAGCCAAGATGTGATTGCAACTGTGGAGAAGAGCATGAAAAAATATGCTGACAACCTCATGCGATTTCTTGAGGGAATTAGTTCAAGGTTATCCCAATTGGAATTATATTGCTACAATCTTGACAAATCTATTGGAGAAATGAGATCTGATTTAAATCGTGACCATGGGGAGCAAGATTTAAAGCTCAAGGCACTTGAAAAACATCTTCAAGAG GTTCATAGATCTGTACAAATTTTAAGAGACAAGCAAGAGCTAGCTGACACTCAGAAAGAATTAGCCAAGCTTCAACTTGCTCagaaggaatcatcttcctcAAGCCACTCAGAGGAGAGATCATCGCCTTCTACAACAGATCCTAAAAAGATTGATAGTGCATCTGATGCACACAACCAGCAGTTAGCTCTTGCACTTCCTCATCAAATTCCCCCACAGCAGCCGCCGCCGCAACCGGCTGCACCCCATGCTCAAGCTCCAGTAGCAAATGCGTCCCAAGCCACCCAACAGCCTACTTATTACATGCAGCAACCTCCCACTCCATTGCCAAACCCTCCAGCTGCTCCCCAGCTCTCTCAGAATCAGTATTTACCATTGACAAATCAACAATACCAAACACCCCAACTTCAACAAGACATGTCGCGGGTGACTCCACAACCAACACCATCTCAGGTAGCCCCATCCCCAGCTGTGCAACAGTTCCCTCAGTATCAGCAGCCACAGCAACAACAGCAACAGCCGCAGCAGCCGCAGCCACCCCAGCAGCAGTGGGCTCAGCAGGTGCCATCTTCACAGCCTCCCTCAATGCCACCCCAGATAAGAACCCCCACATCCTACCCTTCCTATCTGCCAAGCCAACCAGCAAACCCAACTCCCCCCACTGAAACACTACCTAACAGCATGCCCATGCAGATGCCAGCATATTCTGGAGTTCCACAACCTGGTTCTAGCCGCGGCGATGCCATGCCTTATGGATACGGAGGAACTGCTGGCCGAACTGTTCCGCAGCAGCAACCTCCACCACAGCAGATGAAGGGCTCTTTCCCGGCACAACCAGGCGACATGTACGGTACTGCCAGCCCCCATCCAGCACTTCCTCCTCCAGCCAGTGCATACACGATGTATGAAGGCGAGGGAGGGAGGACAcaccatccaccccaacctcctcCCCACTATGCTCAAGCTGGATACCCTCCATCAAGTGCTTCACTCCAGAATCCCGGCGGCCACAATCTCATGGGGAGGAATCCTAACCAGACACAGTTTATGCGCAACCACCCTTACAACGAGCTGATTGAGAAAATGGTGAGCATGGGATTCAGGGGTGATCATGTGGCAAGTGTGATCCAGAGGATGGAGGATAGTGGACAGCCAATTGACTTCAACTCTGTGCTTGACAGGTTGAATGTTCATGGCTCTGTGGGCCCCCAGAGAGGAGGATGGTCAGGGTGA